A stretch of the Mesorhizobium huakuii genome encodes the following:
- a CDS encoding class I SAM-dependent methyltransferase: MHSDIVDLRSFYSTTLGRFAERSITMALSSIWATVPNERLVGLGYTLPWLERFGTDAERVFAFMPATQGAVVWPAAGPTATALVFDEELPLVDSCIDRMLLVHSLEHVENPRETLNEIWRVLSPAGRVVIVVPNRRGVWARFEHTPFGNGRPFSRGQLTELLREANFTPAAWSDALFFPPSRRRFMMRFHNVLERAGRRLWPIFSGVIVVEAQKRLYQGVPVAQRASRRVFVPVLSPHGATRLGRRAEATAAAAAARQVKPS, encoded by the coding sequence ATGCATTCCGACATCGTCGACCTTCGCTCCTTCTACTCGACAACGCTCGGCCGGTTCGCCGAGCGCTCGATCACCATGGCGCTGTCGTCGATATGGGCCACTGTCCCCAATGAAAGGCTGGTCGGTCTCGGCTATACCTTGCCCTGGCTGGAACGGTTCGGCACCGACGCCGAGCGGGTCTTTGCCTTCATGCCGGCGACGCAGGGCGCCGTGGTCTGGCCGGCGGCAGGACCGACGGCGACGGCGCTGGTCTTTGACGAGGAACTGCCGCTGGTCGATTCCTGCATCGACCGCATGCTGCTCGTCCATTCGCTCGAACATGTCGAAAACCCGCGCGAGACGCTGAACGAGATCTGGCGAGTGCTGTCACCGGCAGGCCGCGTCGTCATCGTCGTGCCAAACCGGCGCGGTGTCTGGGCACGCTTCGAGCATACGCCGTTCGGCAATGGCCGGCCGTTCTCACGCGGGCAGCTGACGGAACTGCTGCGTGAGGCGAATTTCACGCCCGCCGCCTGGTCGGATGCGCTGTTCTTCCCGCCATCGCGACGACGCTTCATGATGCGCTTCCACAATGTGCTGGAGCGCGCCGGCCGGCGGCTGTGGCCGATCTTTTCCGGCGTTATCGTCGTCGAGGCGCAGAAACGGCTCTATCAGGGTGTGCCGGTGGCCCAGCGCGCCTCGCGCCGCGTTTTCGTGCCGGTGCTGTCGCCACACGGCGCGACACGGCTCGGCCGCCGGGCCGAGGCGACAGCCGCGGCAGCAGCGGCTCGCCAGGTGAAACCTTCGTGA
- the gloB gene encoding hydroxyacylglutathione hydrolase, whose protein sequence is MAVEIEQFMCRSDNFGVLVHDRKSGQTALIDAPEEAPILAAIKRTGWTPTMILTTHHHMDHVEANLALKERFKLRIVGPEAEKAKIPGIDETVEEGSVLHLGDERIEVIATPGHTAGHVSYHLPASQVAFTADTLFALGCGRLFECKPPVMYESLKKLAALPAATSIYCGHEYTLANARFALTVDPTNSALRERAARIEALRADSKPTLPTTIGEELSTNPFLRWHDPAIRKHLGMEKAGDAEVFAEIRKRKDNF, encoded by the coding sequence ATGGCGGTCGAAATCGAACAGTTCATGTGCCGCAGCGATAATTTCGGCGTGCTGGTGCATGACCGCAAAAGCGGGCAGACCGCGCTCATCGACGCACCCGAGGAAGCGCCTATCCTGGCCGCGATCAAGCGCACCGGCTGGACGCCGACGATGATCCTGACCACGCATCATCATATGGACCACGTCGAGGCCAATCTGGCGCTGAAGGAGCGCTTCAAACTGCGCATCGTCGGCCCGGAGGCGGAAAAGGCCAAGATCCCCGGCATCGACGAGACCGTAGAAGAAGGCTCCGTCCTTCATCTTGGCGACGAGCGGATCGAGGTGATCGCCACTCCCGGCCACACCGCCGGCCACGTTTCCTATCATCTGCCGGCGTCGCAGGTGGCTTTCACCGCGGACACGCTGTTCGCGCTGGGCTGTGGGCGGCTGTTCGAATGCAAGCCGCCGGTGATGTATGAATCACTAAAGAAACTTGCCGCCCTTCCCGCCGCGACGTCTATCTATTGCGGCCATGAATACACGCTCGCCAACGCCCGTTTCGCGCTGACCGTCGACCCGACCAATTCGGCCTTGAGGGAACGCGCCGCCAGGATCGAGGCGCTGCGGGCCGACAGCAAGCCGACGCTGCCGACGACGATCGGCGAGGAATTGTCGACCAATCCCTTCCTGCGCTGGCACGATCCGGCGATCCGCAAGCATCTCGGCATGGAAAAGGCTGGAGATGCCGAAGTGTTCGCCGAGATCCGCAAGCGCAAGGACAATTTTTGA
- a CDS encoding cupin domain-containing protein — MTSSAEIIATLGLKPHPEGGWYTETFRDEAGGARGHSTAIYFLLEQHQLSAWHRVKDAAEVWHFHAGAPLALSMWEEGSTVIEQVLGIGLAAGERPQIVVPAGWWQSARSLGDWTLVGCTVAPGFDFAAFELAEPGWQPTPAGNPA, encoded by the coding sequence ATGACCAGTTCAGCAGAAATCATTGCGACACTCGGATTGAAGCCGCATCCGGAAGGCGGCTGGTACACGGAAACCTTTCGCGACGAAGCCGGCGGTGCACGCGGCCATTCGACCGCCATCTATTTCCTGCTGGAACAGCACCAGCTCTCGGCTTGGCATCGCGTCAAGGATGCCGCCGAGGTCTGGCATTTCCATGCTGGCGCGCCGCTGGCGCTGTCGATGTGGGAAGAAGGGTCAACGGTGATCGAGCAGGTGCTCGGCATCGGGCTCGCGGCGGGTGAACGGCCGCAGATCGTCGTGCCGGCAGGCTGGTGGCAATCGGCGCGCAGCCTGGGCGACTGGACGCTGGTCGGCTGCACGGTCGCGCCGGGCTTCGATTTCGCCGCTTTCGAACTGGCCGAGCCAGGCTGGCAGCCTACCCCAGCAGGAAACCCAGCGTGA
- a CDS encoding lysoplasmalogenase, whose translation MTMPFGGGIDANANATLIFSLVAAVIYAFTLGMPQSLARSAAKTLSVAMLAVLSALQGGPLLLVVALALSAVGDAFLSRDGEKAFLGGLASFLVAHIVYIALFLRSGGGLGLLGAESWRGAIALALAVFVIVMLAALWRRVGPSLRVPIACYVVAILAMGMSALTTNSAWVIGGAVLFMASDGLLATEKFLVAAISPHRAWMRFAVWVLYYAAQFAITLGFLLG comes from the coding sequence ATGACCATGCCGTTTGGCGGCGGCATCGACGCCAATGCCAATGCGACGCTGATCTTCTCGCTGGTTGCGGCGGTGATCTATGCTTTCACGCTCGGCATGCCGCAGAGCCTCGCCCGCTCCGCGGCAAAGACGCTTAGCGTCGCGATGCTTGCCGTGCTTTCGGCGCTGCAAGGCGGCCCGCTGCTGCTGGTCGTGGCCCTGGCGCTTAGCGCGGTGGGCGACGCCTTCCTGTCGCGCGACGGCGAAAAGGCGTTTCTCGGTGGGTTGGCGAGTTTTCTCGTCGCCCACATTGTCTACATCGCACTGTTCCTGCGCAGCGGTGGCGGGCTGGGATTGCTCGGCGCCGAATCCTGGCGCGGGGCCATCGCACTGGCACTGGCGGTGTTCGTGATCGTCATGCTCGCCGCGCTCTGGCGCCGCGTCGGCCCCAGCCTGCGTGTGCCGATCGCCTGTTATGTCGTGGCGATCCTGGCGATGGGCATGTCCGCTCTGACCACCAACAGCGCCTGGGTCATCGGCGGCGCCGTGCTGTTCATGGCATCGGACGGGCTGCTCGCCACTGAGAAGTTTCTGGTGGCGGCCATCTCGCCGCATCGCGCGTGGATGCGATTTGCGGTGTGGGTTTTGTACTACGCCGCCCAGTTCGCGATCACGCTGGGTTTCCTGCTGGGGTAG